A genomic window from Pseudomonas cavernicola includes:
- a CDS encoding nitronate monooxygenase, whose amino-acid sequence MTHPAFHTPLIDLLDCDLPIIAAGMGGVARHELAAAVSNAGGFGCLGMVREPAERIRAEVEAYRRLSDRPFAVNLIPAATEPRLLEAQVRTCLQLQVPTMALFWDVDVALIRRLKAAGILLLQQIGNRAHAEEALLAGADILIAQGYEAGGHLWGTTGSFALLPEIVAMSTVPVVACGGIASGAALVAALALGAQGVSCGSAFLTTHEANAHDYHKRQLLQASACETVVSERFFRNWPMSAPVRVLPNAVTRGQHDALYATRSSPIIGEQDGMPIHLFSTDSPLRDARGELADMPIYAGQSCGQIQQVCSAAERVAQLMDQARDTLERLSCTRPEGPTTPSAPDYKQSATPTLVEALNELLSAERAGARVAAASLKETGNSRQRTLLSRIHQGEADSCRRLRHCLEHLGAEPTRELGAFHGKAMAINDLEERLAFIDKGQRWVIRKITELLADTLDVKVRHELEEVLKTHKLNSDELASGTGNIQ is encoded by the coding sequence ATGACTCACCCAGCTTTCCACACTCCTTTGATCGACCTGTTAGATTGCGATCTGCCAATCATTGCCGCCGGCATGGGCGGCGTCGCACGACATGAACTCGCTGCCGCGGTCAGCAATGCCGGAGGTTTTGGTTGTCTAGGCATGGTGCGTGAACCAGCCGAGCGTATTCGCGCCGAGGTAGAAGCCTATCGCCGTTTGAGCGACCGGCCGTTTGCGGTCAATCTCATTCCCGCGGCTACGGAGCCACGATTACTCGAAGCTCAGGTACGAACCTGTTTGCAGCTGCAGGTGCCGACCATGGCCTTGTTCTGGGATGTCGATGTAGCCTTGATCCGCCGACTCAAGGCCGCGGGCATCCTGCTGCTGCAACAAATCGGCAATCGTGCTCACGCAGAAGAAGCGCTGCTGGCGGGCGCCGACATCCTGATCGCCCAAGGTTACGAAGCCGGCGGGCACCTATGGGGTACCACCGGCAGCTTCGCCCTGCTCCCGGAAATCGTGGCGATGAGCACGGTGCCAGTAGTGGCCTGCGGAGGCATTGCCAGTGGTGCGGCATTAGTCGCCGCCTTGGCGCTGGGCGCCCAGGGCGTCAGTTGCGGTTCGGCCTTCCTCACCACCCACGAAGCCAACGCCCACGACTATCACAAGCGACAACTGCTCCAGGCGAGCGCTTGCGAGACTGTGGTTAGCGAACGCTTTTTTCGTAACTGGCCAATGAGCGCCCCCGTGCGAGTGCTGCCCAATGCCGTGACTCGCGGCCAGCACGATGCACTGTATGCCACACGCAGCAGCCCGATCATCGGTGAGCAGGACGGCATGCCGATTCATCTGTTCTCCACCGATTCACCCCTGCGCGATGCGCGCGGAGAACTGGCAGATATGCCGATCTACGCTGGCCAGTCTTGCGGGCAAATCCAGCAAGTCTGCAGTGCGGCTGAACGAGTTGCACAACTGATGGATCAGGCCCGCGACACTCTTGAGCGCCTTTCATGCACACGCCCTGAAGGCCCAACGACACCGAGCGCGCCAGACTATAAACAAAGCGCCACACCTACCCTCGTCGAAGCCTTAAATGAGCTGCTGAGTGCGGAACGGGCCGGCGCCCGCGTAGCCGCAGCGAGCCTGAAAGAAACCGGTAATAGCCGGCAGCGCACTCTGCTATCGCGGATTCACCAAGGCGAAGCAGACAGTTGCCGACGCCTGCGACATTGCCTCGAGCACCTAGGGGCTGAACCGACACGTGAGCTTGGCGCCTTCCATGGCAAAGCCATGGCCATCAATGATCTCGAGGAACGCCTGGCATTCATCGACAAAGGCCAGCGCTGGGTGATCCGCAAAATAACCGAACTGTTGGCGGACACACTCGACGTCAAGGTTCGCCATGAACTGGAAGAGGTCCTGAAGACACACAAGCTCAACAGCGATGAACTTGCCTCGGGCACAGGTAACATTCAATAG
- a CDS encoding HPP family protein, giving the protein MFSSWFASFVPSALNTRPKEWLRAAFGAALGVLLSALVCRQVFGSEVALHLMGPLGASAILLFAVSSGALAQPWSIVGSYLTATVVALLMVHFFGRSLGSASLAVGISLALMCPLRCLHPPGGAVALCVVLAGPAMVNMGFMLLYPVLLNALCLLGCALLYNNLTRVRYPKSHMTPATDLHHTHDPSPEQRVGITSADVDQALTDMGEFVDVTRENLELIIRATEKHALRRSMGEIRAGQIMSRDVQCATPETTLKQALRMLKHHHLKTLPILDEERHLVGIVSLIDLIGHSRRSGRRNLLGRLGLRRDVLLEQVMSSPVTCVDSRAHVVELIPLLSGQGLHCLPVLEQGELVGIVTQTDLIAALHRDLIMHLG; this is encoded by the coding sequence ATGTTCTCAAGCTGGTTCGCTAGTTTTGTTCCCTCTGCACTCAATACTCGCCCCAAAGAATGGCTGCGCGCAGCGTTCGGTGCGGCCCTAGGTGTGCTGCTCAGTGCGTTGGTCTGTCGTCAGGTATTCGGCAGCGAGGTAGCACTGCATCTGATGGGGCCACTGGGGGCTTCTGCGATTTTGCTGTTCGCCGTGTCTTCCGGGGCGCTAGCCCAGCCCTGGTCAATCGTGGGGAGTTACCTCACGGCAACAGTTGTCGCCCTGTTGATGGTGCATTTTTTCGGCCGTTCTCTGGGCAGCGCCAGCCTGGCGGTCGGGATTTCCCTGGCACTGATGTGCCCGTTGCGCTGCCTGCATCCTCCAGGCGGAGCCGTGGCGCTCTGTGTGGTCCTGGCCGGCCCGGCAATGGTCAACATGGGCTTCATGCTGCTGTACCCGGTGCTGCTGAATGCCTTGTGTCTGCTCGGCTGTGCGTTGCTGTACAACAACTTGACCCGTGTGCGTTACCCCAAATCGCATATGACGCCCGCCACCGATCTGCACCATACCCACGATCCGTCGCCGGAGCAGCGTGTCGGCATCACATCTGCTGACGTGGACCAGGCACTGACCGATATGGGCGAGTTCGTCGATGTCACCCGCGAGAACCTCGAGCTGATCATCCGCGCCACCGAGAAGCATGCCTTGCGCCGTAGCATGGGGGAGATTCGTGCCGGTCAGATCATGTCTCGCGATGTGCAATGCGCGACGCCGGAAACCACACTCAAGCAGGCCTTGCGGATGCTCAAGCACCATCACCTGAAAACCTTGCCGATTCTCGACGAGGAGCGCCATCTGGTGGGCATCGTCAGCTTGATCGACCTGATCGGGCATTCCCGCCGGTCAGGGCGCCGCAACCTGCTTGGCCGCTTAGGGCTACGCCGTGATGTGTTGCTGGAGCAAGTGATGAGCAGCCCGGTCACCTGCGTGGACAGCCGCGCCCACGTGGTCGAGCTGATTCCCCTATTGTCCGGCCAGGGCCTTCATTGCCTGCCCGTATTGGAGCAGGGTGAGCTGGTGGGTATCGTCACCCAGACCGACTTGATTGCAGCCTTGCATCGGGACCTGATCATGCACTTGGGCTGA
- the ccoN gene encoding cytochrome-c oxidase, cbb3-type subunit I — translation MASAIPPDTNSTYNYDVVRQFTLMTLFWGILGMGMGVFIAAQLVWPALNFDLPWITFGRIRPIHTNLVIFAFGGGALFATSFYVVQRTSRVRLISDSLAKFVFWGWQAAIVAMLISYPLGYTTSKEYAEMEWPIALWVTIVWVAYAYLFFGTIARRKVKHIYVGNWFYGAFIVVTAMVHIINHAVVPISLMKSYSVYSGATDAMIQWWYGHSVVGFILSVGFLGMMYYFVPKQAERPIYSYRLSIVHFWAIISLYIWAGPHHLHYTALPDWAQSLGMAMSIILLAPSWGGMINGMMTLSGAWHKLRTDPILRFLVVSLAFYGMSTFEGPMMAIKTVNALSHYTDWTIGHVHAGALGWVAMISIGTLYHMIPKLYGREQMHSVGLINAHFWLATIGTVLYIASMWVNGITQGLMWRAINDDGTLTYSFVEALQASHPGYIVRLLGGATFASGMLLMAYNTWRTIRAGERGVQAPVPAVA, via the coding sequence ATGGCCAGTGCTATCCCCCCTGATACAAACTCTACCTACAACTACGATGTGGTCCGCCAGTTCACCCTGATGACCCTGTTCTGGGGCATTCTCGGCATGGGCATGGGCGTGTTCATCGCCGCCCAGTTGGTCTGGCCGGCGTTGAACTTTGACTTGCCCTGGATCACCTTCGGCCGCATCCGCCCCATCCATACCAATCTGGTGATCTTCGCCTTCGGCGGCGGCGCGCTGTTCGCCACCTCCTTCTACGTGGTGCAGCGCACCAGTCGCGTGCGGCTGATCTCCGACTCGCTGGCGAAGTTCGTGTTCTGGGGCTGGCAGGCGGCCATCGTCGCCATGCTGATCAGCTATCCACTGGGCTACACGACCTCAAAGGAGTACGCCGAGATGGAGTGGCCGATCGCCCTGTGGGTCACCATCGTCTGGGTGGCCTACGCCTACCTGTTCTTCGGCACGATCGCGCGGCGCAAGGTCAAGCACATCTATGTCGGCAACTGGTTCTACGGTGCCTTCATCGTGGTCACGGCGATGGTGCATATCATCAATCACGCCGTGGTGCCGATTAGTCTGATGAAGTCCTACTCGGTCTATTCGGGCGCCACCGACGCCATGATTCAGTGGTGGTATGGGCACAGTGTGGTGGGTTTCATCCTCTCGGTGGGCTTTCTCGGCATGATGTACTACTTCGTGCCGAAACAGGCCGAGCGGCCGATCTATTCCTACCGGCTGTCCATCGTGCACTTCTGGGCGATCATCTCCCTGTATATCTGGGCCGGTCCGCACCACCTGCACTACACCGCGCTACCAGACTGGGCGCAGTCCCTCGGCATGGCAATGTCGATCATCCTCCTGGCCCCGAGCTGGGGCGGCATGATCAACGGCATGATGACGCTGTCCGGCGCCTGGCATAAGTTGCGCACCGACCCGATCCTGCGCTTTCTGGTGGTGTCGCTGGCCTTCTACGGGATGTCCACGTTCGAAGGGCCGATGATGGCGATCAAGACGGTCAACGCCTTGTCCCACTACACCGACTGGACCATCGGCCACGTACACGCCGGCGCGCTGGGCTGGGTGGCGATGATCAGCATCGGCACGCTCTACCACATGATTCCCAAGCTCTATGGTCGCGAGCAGATGCACAGCGTCGGCCTGATCAACGCGCACTTCTGGCTCGCCACCATCGGCACCGTGCTGTACATCGCCTCGATGTGGGTCAACGGCATCACTCAAGGCCTGATGTGGCGCGCGATCAACGACGACGGCACGCTGACCTATTCCTTCGTCGAGGCGCTGCAGGCCAGCCACCCGGGCTATATCGTGCGCCTGCTCGGTGGTGCGACCTTCGCCAGCGGGATGCTGCTGATGGCCTATAACACCTGGCGCACCATCCGAGCCGGCGAGCGTGGCGTGCAAGCGCCAGTGCCTGCCGTGGCCTGA
- a CDS encoding VOC family protein, translating into MIKSRGLNHINLNVSDIQRSLRFYQAAFGLEVRFWDGRRMVFLGSPGGNDTITLCEVDTDQPIGAGGVSHFGFALAGQDQFEESVRQVERAGGRLLSRGDHAPGLPYAYFTDPDGYVIELGSS; encoded by the coding sequence ATGATCAAATCGCGTGGGCTTAACCACATCAACCTGAACGTCAGCGATATTCAACGCTCGCTTAGATTCTACCAAGCGGCTTTTGGACTCGAAGTCAGGTTCTGGGATGGCCGGCGGATGGTTTTCCTTGGCTCGCCAGGCGGCAACGACACGATCACGTTGTGCGAGGTCGATACGGATCAGCCGATTGGGGCGGGGGGTGTCTCGCATTTCGGCTTCGCCCTGGCCGGACAGGACCAGTTCGAAGAGAGCGTCCGGCAAGTCGAGCGGGCGGGCGGAAGACTCCTAAGCCGGGGCGATCATGCGCCCGGCCTTCCGTATGCGTATTTCACCGACCCAGACGGATACGTGATTGAGTTGGGAAGCTCTTGA